The genomic segment CCGAGCTGCAGGGGCGCTTCCCCATCCGCGTCGAACTTGACCATCTGGCCGAAGAGCATTATCTGCGGATCCTGAGGGAACCCGACAGTTCCCTGCTGAAGCAGTACCAGGCGCTCCTGGCGGCCGACGGCGTGACGGTGAGCTTCACCGACGAGGCCGTCGAGCGCCTGGCCGGCATCGCCATGGAACTGAACCGGCGCCTGGAGAACATCGGCGCGCGGCGGCTGCAGACCATCATGGCGCAGCTGCTCGACGACCTGCTCTTCGACGCCCCGGAGAACGCCGGCGGCCCGGTGACGATCGACGGCGACTACGTGGAGCGGCGTCTGGCCGGGCTGGTGCGCGACGAGGACCTGAGCCGCTACATCCTGTAACACGACAAGCGAGCGCGCCGGCGCGGCCGGCCGCGAGGAGGCACGATGAGTCTCGGACAGAAGGACTTCCTCTCGATCCCCCAGCACACCCCGGCGGACCTGCGGCGGATCCTGGACCTGGCGAAGCAGCAGAAGCCCCTGGCCCGCCGCCACGAGCTGCCGCACTCGCACCCCAACCGCACCCTGGCCTGCGTCTTCGCCAAGCCCAGCCTGCGCACGCGCGTCAGCTTCGAGACGGCCATGATGCAGCTCGGCGGCAACTCCCTGTTCATCACGGACAAGGAGATCGGGATGGGCGTGCGGGAGTCCGTGCACGACGTCGCCAAGGTGATGAGCCGCTTCGTCGACGCGATCATGATCCGCTGGTTCGACCACGGCGAGGTCGTGGAGCTGGCGCGCCACGCCGACGTCCCGGTCATCAACGGCCTGACCGACCTGCTGCACCCCTGCCAGGTGATGGGGGACATCCTGACCGTCGAGGAGCACCTCGGGACCATCGAGAACAAGACCGTGGTCATGGTGGGCGACGGCAACAACCTCGCCAACAGCTGGATCAACGCCGCCCGGCGCTTCCCCTTCAACTTCGTGCTGGCCTGCCCGCCGGGCTACGAGCCGGACCAGGGGATCATGGACGCCGCCGAGCAGGACGGCGCCTCCTTCTGCATCACGCACGACCCGCAGGAGGCCGTGGAGGGCGCCCACGTCATCTACAGCGACGCCTTCTACAGCATGGGCCAGGAGGCGGAGGCCGTGAAGCGCCGCGCCGACTTCGCGCCCTACCAGATCACCGCCGGCCTGCTGGCCGCCGCCGATCCGAAGCACATCGTGATGCACTGCCTGCCCGCCCACCGCGGGGAGGAGATCACCGACGAGGTGATGGACGGGCCGCATTCGGTGGTCTTCGACGAGGCCGAGAACCGCCAGCACGCGCAGCGGGCCATCATCGCCCTGCTGATGGCCTGACGGTGGCGCGCCGGCCGCACGACGCCGCCAGGAGGGCGGGGATCCTGGTCCCCGCCCTGCTGGCTTGCCTGGCCGCGGCCTGCGCCCAGATCGAGCCGCCGCGCGGCGGCCCCGAGGACCGCACGCCGCCGGTCCTGCTGGCCGTCAGCCCCGATTCCGGCGCCGTGGGCCTGCGGGGCGTCGACCGCCTGGAATTCACGTTCTCGGAGAAGGTCGAGCCCCGGCCGGCCCAGCGTTTCCTGAAGCTGTACCCGCCGCTGGAGATCGCCAAGACGAAGTGGCACGGCCGCCGTCGCGCCGAGGTGCTGCTGCGCGACACGCTGCCGGCGGACGCGGTCGTGGTGGTGGAGATCCCCCGCGGCCTGCCCGACGCCCACCGCGTCGCCTCCGACCGCACGCGCCGCTACCCGATCGCCACCGCCGACAGCCTGCCGGCCGGCCGGGTCGAGCTGACCGCCGTCTACCACGACGGTGCGGCCCGCAACGCGGTGCTCGAACTGTACCCGGCCGAACCGGAGTCCCTGCCCTGGAACCGACGGGAACTGGCCCACCGCGCCGAGGCGGACACCAGCGGTCGCCTCGCGGCGGAATGGCTCGCGGTGCCCGGCGGCCCCTGGGTGGCCCGGCTCTTCCTGGACGAGAACCACGACCTGCGCGCGGGGGATGACGAGGCCCAGCGCCTGCTGCCGGGCACCTGCGCCACGACCCGGGAGGCGCCGCGCGCGTCCCTCGGCACGGTCCGCCTCTTCGCGACGCGCGATCCCGGCAGCGTGCGGGGCTTCTACCCGGCCTTGGCCGAGTCGGCGCGCGCGCTGTTCGGCTGGGTCGCGAAGATCGCCGAGCAGGACACCGGCTTCGCGCCCGTGCACGCCGGCGCCTCTGCACCGCCGCGACTGCGAGTCGCGGCGGGCGACACCGCCGTCTGGGACCAGGCCGGTCCCGGCGCGGTCCGGGTCATCCTGTTCGCGGATCTCGACGGCGACAGCCTGCTGAGCGCGCTGCCGGACTCCGCCGCGCTCGCCGACACCGCGCTCAACGATAGTGTGACCTGGACCTGGGAGCCGTTCGCCGTCGCCGACTCCCTGACCGTGGAGCCGGGGATGCCCCTGCCGGTCGCGTTGCCGCCGGTGCCGGCGCTGGGGATCCCGTGCCTCGACGCTCCGCCGCCCCGCCCGACGGCGACCGCGGCGCTGGACTCGCTGGCCGCAGCGCCCGCGGACTCGACCTCGGCCGCGCCCGCCCCGGACGATGCCGACGACCCCGAAGCTCGGGAGGAGCCGTGACGCACCGACTGCCCTTCGTGAAGATGCACGGCGCCGGCAACGACTTCATCATGATCGACGCCGCCGACCTCGTCCCCGGCGAGCCGCTCGAACGCGACCGCATTGCTGCGCTCTGCGACCGCCGCCGCGGCGTGGGCGCCGACGGCCTGATCGTGGTCGGCCCGGCGACCGGCGCCGATTTCGGCATGGCCTACTACAACAGCGACGGCGGCGAGGCGTCGATGTGCGGCAACGGGGCCCGCTGCGCCTTCGCCTTCGCCCGCGACCGCGGCCTCATCGGCCGCGAAGGGACCTGCGCCACGGCGAGCGGCCCGCTGCGCGGCCGCTGCGAGGACGACGGGCTGGTGAGCGTGGACCTGACGCCGCCGCGCGGCCTGGAACTCGGGATCGCGGCCGCCGGCGACCACCCCTTCGGCGAACTGCACCGCGCCGACACGGGCGTGCCGCACCTGGTGGTGCCGGTGGACGACGTCGACGCGGTGGACGTGCCGCGCTGGGGCGCCGCGCTGCGCCGCGACGCCGCCTTCGCGCCCGCCGGGACGAACGTCAACTTCGTCGCCCCCGCCGGCGACGCCTGGCGCCTGCGCACCTACGAGCGGGGCGTCGAAGCCGAGACCCTGGCCTGCGGCACCGGCGCCTCGGCCACCGCGCTGGTGCTGTGGAAGCTGGGGCGCGCCGCCTCGCCGGTCGTCCTGTTGACAAGGGGCGGCGATCGGCTGACCATCGCGGTGACGCCGGACGGGGCGTCGGCGAAGCTGCGCCTGAACGGTCCCGCCGTCACGGCGTACCGCGGGGAGGTCGATGGGGATGTCTGAGAAGCGATTCCTGCCGCGGGGCGTCTACACCGCCCTGGTGACGCCCTTCCGCGACGGCGAGTTGGACAAGCCGGCCTGGGAGCGCCTGGTGGCGCGGCAGGTCGAGGCCGGGGTGGCTGGCCTGGTGCCGGTCGGCTGCACGGGAGAGGCGGCGGCCCTCGATCGCGCCGAACGCGAGTGGCTCGTGCGCGCCTGCGTGTCGGCGGCGCGAGGCCGCTGCGCCGTGGTCGCCGGCGCCGGCTCCAACGTCACACGGACCACGATCGCCCAGACCCGCGACGCGGCCGCCTGGGGCGCCGACGCGGCCATGCTCATCTCGCCCTACTACAACAAGCCGCAGCAGCACGGGCTGATCGCCCACTACGGCGCCGTGGCGCGCGAGGTGGACCTGCCCCTGGTCCTCTACAACGTGCCCGGCCGCACGGCGGTCAACATCCTGCCCGCGACCGTCCGCGCGCTCGCGGCGGAGCCCAACATCGTGGCGGTGAAGGAGGCCAGCGGCAACCTGGAGCAGATCGCCGAGGTCTGCGGCATCGCCGACCTGCAGGTCTTCTCCGGCGACGACGGCCTGAACCTGGACGTGTACGCCCTCGGCGGCGCGGGCACCGTGTCGGTCGTCAGCAACCTGCTGCCGCGCTCGCTGGTGCGCACCTGGGACGCCTGGAACTCCGGCGAGGCGCCGCGCGCCCGCTCACTCGCCGAGGCCGTGCGCCCGATCATCGAAGCCTGCTTCCGGGAGACCAACCCCGTGCCGGTCAAGGAACTGCTGTCCCTGATGGGGCTCTGCACCCACGACCTGCGGCTACCGCTGGTCCCGGCGCTGCCGGAGAACCAGGCCTGGCTGCGGCAGGTCCACGCGGGGCCGCTCGGCGCGCTCCTGGACGGGGAGGGGACATGATCGACGTCAGCGTCCACGGAGCCGAGGGGCGCATGGGCCGCCTGGTCACCGAGCTGATCGAGAGCACCGAAGGGTTCGCCCTGGCCGCCCTGGTGACCGAGGTCGGGCACGAGCGGCCGGTCGGCGCCTTCCACCCGCGCCTGCCGCTGACCCCCCAGGACCGGCTCGCCGAGGTCCACCCCCGCGGCGGCGTGATCGTCGACTTCTCGCTGGCGCCGGCGCTCGGCGGCCTGCTCGACGGCGCGGCGGCGACCGCGGCCCCCCTGGTGATCGGGACGACGGGCCACGACGAGGACCAGCTGCGGCGCCTGCGCGCCTACGCGCAGACCCACGCGGTGGTGCTCTCCAGCAACTTCAGCGTCGGGATCCCGACCCTGCGACTGCTGCTGGAGAAGCTGGCCGAGGTGCTGCCGGAAGGCTTCATGCCGGCGCAGGTCGAGACGCACCACCGCCACAAGCAGGACCTGCCCAGCGGCACGGCGCGCGCGCTGGCCCGCACCTGGGAGGACCGTCGCGGCGCCGGCACCGTGCCCACCAGCAGCCTGCGCATCGGCGGCGTGACCGGCGAGCACACCTGGGTCTTCAGCGACGACGAGGAGACCCTCGTCCTGACGCACCGGGCCCACTCGCGCCGGGCGTTCCTGCGCGGCCTCGTGCCCGCGGTGCGCTACGCCGCGCAGGCGGGGCCGGGGCTGGTCACGATGGAGGACGTGCTGGGCGCCCCGAGGCGAGGCCCGATTGCCTGAACGAGGTTTGGCGGCATGAAGAAGTCGGGACCCCTTGGAGGGGGTCCCGTCTGGAAGCGGAGCGGCAAGGCGCCGGGCGGATCCCTACTTTGCGTAGAGGGCGGCCATGCGGGCCTTGAGGCGGGAAGCGCGCTGCTTCGGGATGACGCCCTTGCGGGCCTGGACATCCAGCATGCTGTAGATGGCGCTGAGGGCTTCGGGCGTCTTCTCGGCCACCGGGGCCGCGGCGCGGAAGTTCTTCAGCTCGGTGCGCATCTCGCTGCGGTTCTGGCGGTTCACCAGCCGCTGGCGGGCGCTCGTCTTCATGCGCTTCTTACAACTCTTGTGATGCGGCAACGTCGGACCTCCTTCGGGACAACCGACAGAAATTAGCAGGGACCCTCGCCGATGTCAAGTCGCGACCCGGAAAACGACGACCGCGCTGTCCTGCGGGACCGCCTGGCGGGACTGCCGGATTCCCCGGGCGTCTACCTCCACAAGGACGCCCAGGGCAAGGTGCTGTACGTCGGCAAGGCGGTGCGCCTCTCGGCCCGGGTGCGGTCCTATTTCCAGGACACCGACAAGGACCCCAAGACCGCCCAGCTGGTGCGCCGGATCGCCGATGTCGACTACATCGTCACTCGCGGCGAGACCGAGGCCCTGGTCCTCGAGGACCAGCTCATCAAGGAGTACCGCCCCCGCTACAACATCCGCCTGAAGGACGACAAGCGGTACCCCTACCTGCGCATCACCCTGCAGGAGCCCTTCCCCCGGGTCGAGGTGGTGCGCCGCCTCGCGGACGACGGCTCGCGCTTCTTCGGCCCCTACACCAGCGTGCGGGCCATGCGCGAGACGATCCAGCACGCCCTGCGGATCTTCCAGGTGCGCACCTGCGAGCTGGACCTGCCGCGTCAGACCGTGCCGCGCCCCTGCCTGGACTGGCAGATCGGCCGCTGCAGCGCGCCCTGCGTCGGCTACGACGATGCGGCCGCCTACCGGCGCAAGGTCGCGGCCCTGGTCCGGTTCCTGGAAGGGGAGGACGCCTCCCTGGTCGCGGAGCTGAAGGCCGAGATGGCCGACCACGCCGCCGCTCGCCGCTACGAGGAGGCCGCCCGCGTCCGCGACCGGCTGCGGGTGCTGGAGACCACGCTGGGGGCGCTCAGCCCCATCCACGGCCTGAGCGGCGACCTCGACGCCTGCGCCGTGGCCCGCGACGGCGCGCGGGCCTGCGGCATCGTGCTGCGGATCCGCCGGGGCCGGGTGATGACCAGCCACGAGTTCCACCTCGAGGACCGGCTCGAGAGCGGGACGCCCGCATTCCTGGAGCAGCTGCTGCGCGAGTACTACCCCCGCGCCGGCGACCTGCCCCCGCTGGTGCTGCTCGACCACGACCTCGCCGACCGCGAGGCCTGGACCGCGCGCCTGACCGACCTGCGCGGCCGGCCGGTGAAGCTGGCCCGACCGGTGCGCGGCCCCAAGCACGAGGCCGTGGCCATGGCCGCGGCCAACGCCCTGCACAAGCTGGAAGCGCGCCGGTTGAAGGACCTGGCCGCGCCCCGCCGCGCCGCGCCGGAACGGAGCGCGGCGCTGCAGGCGGCCCTCGACCTGCGCGCCCTGCCCGAGACGATCGAGTGCTTCGACATCTCCAATTTCCAGGGGCGCGAGACCGTCGCCTCCCTCGTCTACTTCCGCGACGGCCACCCGCTGAAATCCCGCTACCGTCGCTTCCGCATCCGGACCGTCGACGGCATCGACGATTTCGCGTCGATGCGCGAGGTCCTGCGCCGCTACTACGCGCGACTGCTCGAGAAGGGACTGCCGCCGGCCGACCTGGTCCTGATCGACGGCGGCGCCGGCCAGGTGAGCGCCGCCCGCGCCGCGCTCACGGAGCTGGGATTGCACGCCGTGGAGCTGATCGGCCTGGCCAAGCGCGAGGAGCTCATCGTGCGCGAGCGCGGCCTGCCGCCCCTGAAGCTGCCCCGCACCAGCGGGGCGCTGCAGCTGCTGCAGCAGGTCCGCGACGAGGCGCACCGCTTCGCCATCACCTACCACCGCCTGCTGCGCGAGCAGCGCACCACCGGTTCGGTGCTGGACGCCGTGCCGGGCATCGGCCAGGTGAAGAAACTGTCCCTGCTGCACCACTTCGCGTCGGTGGACGACATCCGGCGCGCGTCGGCGCAGCAGCTCTCCGAGGTGCGCGGGCTCGGCGCCGCGGACGTCGAGCGCCTGCTCTCCTTCTTCGCCGCCGAGCGCCGGGAGGGCGCGTGAGCCGCGCCTGGGACGACGCCCTCGCCGCCTTCCTGGCCCACGCCTCGGCGGAGAAGGGGCTGGCCGCCGGCACGCTGGAGGCGTACGCCCGCGACCTGCAGTCCTGGCGTGCCTGGGCCTGCGAACACGAGCTGCCGGACCCGGCGCAGGCCGGCACCTCCGCCCTGCGGTCGTTCCTGCTGGACACCGCCGATCGTCTCGGCCCGCGCTCGCGGGCCCGCCTGGTCTCGACCCTGCGCTCGTTCCACCGCTTCCTGGCCGCGGAGGGGCTCGCCGCCGGCGACCCCACCCTGCTGATCCTGGCGCCGAAGATCGGGCGCAAGCTCCCGGTCGTCCTGTCCGGGCCCCAGGTCGGGGCGCTGCTGGAAGCGCCGCCCGCGAACGAGCCCGCCGGCCTGCGCGACCGGGCCGTGCTGGAGATCCTCTACGGCTGCGGCCTGCGCGCCAGCGAGCTGTGCGGGCTCGACGTGACCGACCTCGACCGCCGCGACGCCTCGCTGCGCGTGCGGGGCAAGGGCAGCAAGGAACGCCTGGTGCCGGTCGGCCGCCCCGCGCTCGACGCCGTCGCCGCCTGGCTGACGCGGGGGCGTCCGGAGATGCCCGGCCGCAAGCCCTCGGCGGCCCTGTTCGTCAACGCGCGCGGCGGACGCCTCTCGCGCGTCGCGGTCTGGGGTCTGGTCAAGCGCTGGGGGACGGCCAGCGGCGCGCCCGAGTCGCTCACGCCCCACGTGCTGCGCCACACCTACGCCACGCACCTGCTGGAGGGCGGCGCCGACCTGCGCGTGGTGCAGGAGCTGCTCGGCCACGCCGCCATCACCACCACCGAGATCTACACCCACGTCGACCGGGCCTTCGTGGCCGAGGCCTACCGCAGCGCCCACCCGCGGGCGCGGCGGCGTCGGCTTTGACAGGCACCGCCGCCGATGGTACTGTAGCCCCTCGCTCGCCCGCACGCGGGCCGACCGATCCGGCGGCAGCCGGGTCGCGAATCCGGACCACGCTCCCGAGGAACCCATCCGTGACCAAGAAGATCATCCTCAGCGGCAACCGTCCCACCGGGCGCCTGCACTGGGGCAACTACACCGGCGCGCTGGAGAACTGGATCCGCCTGCAGGACGAATACGACTGCTACTTCATGGTGGCCGACTGGCACGTCCTGACCACGGCCCTGGACAAGTCGCACGAGATCCGCGACAACTCCCGCGAGATGATCCTGGACTGGCTCGGCGCCGGGCTCGACCCGGACCGCTCGGTGCTGTTCGTGCAGTCCTCCATCAAGGAGCACGCCGAACTGTACCTGGTGGCCTGCATGCTGATCTCCCTGGGCCGGCTGGAGCGCAACCCGACGTTCAAGGAGCAGGTGCGCGACCTCGACCTCGCCGGCGAGATCAGCTTCGGCCACCTGGGCTACCCCGTCCTGCAGGCGGCCGACATCCTGGCCTACCGCGCGCACGCCGTGCCCGTGGGGGAGGACCAGCTGCCGCACCTCGAGCTGTGCCGCGAGATCGCGCGGCGCTTCAACCACCACTTCGGCGAACTCTTCCCGGAGCCCGAGGGCCTGGTCACGAAGTTCGGGCGCTTCCCGGGCACCGACGGGCGCCGCATGAGCAAGTCGCTGGGCAACGCGGTGGAGATCGCCGCCCCGCCCGAGGAGATCCGCGCGAAGCTCAAGACCGCGTTCACCGACCCGCAGCGCCTGCGCCGCAGCGACCCCGGCAACCCCGACGTCTGCGCCGTCTACACGTGGTACCAGAAGTTCCTGCCCGGCGAGGCGGACCAGACCGCCGCCGAGTGCCGCAGCGCCGAGCGCGGCTGCGTCGACTGCAAGAAGCGCCTGGCCGACGGCGCGATCGCCTACTTCGAACCCCTGCGCGAGCGGCGCGCCGGGTACGAGAGCCACCCGAACCGCGTCGCCGAGATCGTGGACGCCGGCTGCGCCCGCGCGCGAGCCGCCGCCTCCGAGACCCTGGCGCGCGTCCGCGACGCCATGGGCGTCGGGTAGGAGGCCCCGTGCAGGATCCCGCCGCCACGCCCGAAACCGTGTTGCCGCCCGCCGGCGCCCCCATCTCCTGGGAGCTGCCGCCGGAGCTGGAGTACTTCCACACGAGCGAGGCCTACCGCGTCGACCTGCCCGACTTCAACGGTCCCCTGGATCTGCTGCTCTACCTGATCCAGAAGGACGAGATCGACGTCTACGACATCCCCATCGCGCGGATCACCGAGCAGTTCCTGGCCTACCTCGAGATCATCCAGGCCCTCTCGCTCGACACCGCCGGGGACTTCCTGGTGATGGCGGCGACCCTGCTGCGCATCAAGGCCCGCCTGCTGCTGCCCACGCCGCCGCAGGACGAGGAGATCGACGAGGAGGACCCCCGCGCCGAGCTCGTGCGCCGCCTGCTCGAGTACAAGCGCTACAAGGAGATGGCGGCCAGCCTGCAGGCGCTCGAGCGCGACCGCAGCCAGCTGCACCTGCGCCAGCAGCGCTACCCCTTCCTGCGCGAGAACGCCGAGCCGCCTCAGCTGCGCCTCGGCATGTTCGAGCTGCTCAGCGCCCTGAGCGAGGTCTTCGACCGCGTCAGCAAGGAGCTGGTCCACAACGTCGTGCGCGAGGTCTTCACGGTCGCGGACAAGGTCCGGCTGATCCGCAGGCGGCTGGCCGAGGAACGCACCGTCCGCTTCGACGACCTGTTCCGCGACGACGCCATCAAGATGGAGGTCGTGGTGACCTTCATCGCCATCCTGGAGCTCGCCAAGCGCAACCTCGTGCGCATCGTGCAGACCGAGGTCAACGGCGCCATCTGGGTCCAGCCGACGCCCGGCGCGGATTTCTCCGAGGACGGGGAGACCTGGGACGAGCGGGCCACGATCGACGACGGCGACGGGCAAGAGAAGGCGGCGGGCCAGATACCCGGCGCCGCGGAGGCCAGCGCATGAAGCAGGATCTCGAAGCGCTCCTGTTCGCCACCGACACCCCCCTGGGCGCGGCCCGGCTCAAGCCCCTGTTCCCCGGGGCCGAGGCGAAGGATTTCCGCGAGGCGGTCGACGCCCTCAACGCCGAGTACGAGCAGCAGGGGAGGGCGTTCACGGTCGTGGAATTCGGCGGCGGCTGGCAGCTGGCCTCGCGCCCGGAGTACGCCGGGCTGATCCAGCAGCTCTACCGCGGCCGGCGCTTCGTGCGCCTGTCGCAGGCGGCGCTGGAGGTGTTGGCGGTCATCGCCTACCGCCAGCCGGTCACGCGCATGGAGATCGAGGAGATCCGCGGCGTCCAGGTCAGCGGCGTGCTGGCGACCCTGGGCGAGCGCAACCTGATCACCGTGGCCGGCCGCAGCGACAGCGTCGGCAACCCCATCCTCTACGGCACGACCCGCGAGTTCCTCAACCACATGGGCATCAAGGGCCTGCACCAGCTGCCACCCCTGCCCGAGCTCGCCGGCATCATCGGCGACCGCGAGGAGATCAAGCGCTTCGCGCAGCAGCTCGGCGAGGAGATCACCGACGAGGACTTCGAGACCGTCGCCATCCGCGGCGACGAGATCCTCGTGGTGGTGCCGGACGCCGGCGACGCTGCGACGGACGTCGCCGACGGCGGGCCGACGGCCGACGAACCCTGCGAACCGGACATTGCCGAGGCCCATGACGCCTGACAACGACGCCCAGCGCCTGAACCGCTTCCTGGCCCGCGCGGGGTTCGGCTCGCGCCGTTCCGTCGAGACGCTGATCGCCGACGGCCGCGTGCGCATCGACGGCGAGGTCGCCGCCAGCCCGGGCTGCCGCGTCGCGCCGGGATCCCGCGTCACGGTCGACGGGAAGGACGCGGCCTGGCCCACCGCCTGGCGCGTGCTGGCCCACCACAAGACACTCGGCGTCGTCACCAGCCTGCGCCAGCAGGGCCGGGCGCCCTGCCTCGCGGGGGTCGCCGCCGCCGCCGGATTCGGCCCCGGGCTGGTCCCCGTCGGCCGCCTTGACGCCGACACCACCGGCTTGCTCATTTGGACCGACGACGGCGACCTGGCGCAGGCCCTGCTGCGCCCCCGCCGCCAGGTCTGGAAGCGCTACGAAGTGCGGCTCGCCGCGGCCCTGCCGCCGTCGGCGCGGCCCCGCCTGACCGACGGCGGGATCATGCTCGACGGGCACCCCTGCCTGCCGGCCCGCCTGCACCCGCCGGGCCGCGACCCGCGCCGCTGGATCCTCGAGATCCAGGAGGGGCGCAACCGCCAGGTCCGCCGGATGTTCGGCGCCGTGGGGGCGACGGTCCTGGGGCTGCACCGCACGGCGATCGGGCCGGTCACGCTCGGGGACCTGGCGCCGGGGAAGTTTCGCGAACTGACGACCGGGGAGATCGCGGCCCTGCGCGCCGCCGCCGACGGCGGGCCCTGAGCGGGCCGGACACGACACGCACGGACGAGGAGGAATTCATGGACTACACGCGCCTGTTCCGTCCCGGGATCCTCGCCACCCGACCCTACTCGCCCGGCAAACCCATCAGCGAGGTCCAGCGCGAACTCGGCCTGGACAGCGTCATCAAGCTCGCCAGCAACGAGAACCCCGAGGGGCCGCTGCCGTCGGTCGTCGCCGCGGTCCGCGCGGCCGCCGCGGAGCTGAACCGCTACCCCGACGCGGCCTGCCACGACCTCGGCCTGGCCCTGGGCGCGGACCTGGGCCGGGACCCGTCCTGGCTGCTCTTCGGCAACGGCTGCAACGAGATCATCGACATGTTCATCCGGGCCCTGGTGTCCCCCGGGGAGAACGTGGTCTTCGGCCACCCGAGCTTCATCGTCTACCCGCTGACCTGCGCGGTGCACTTCGAGTGCGGCCGGCCGGTCCCCCTGCGCGACGACCGCCACGACCTGCCGGCGATGGCGCGCGCCGTCGACGGCAAGACCAAGCTGGTCATCGTCTGCAACCCGAACAACCCGACCGGGACCTACAACACGGCGGACGAGTTCCGGGCCTTCCTGCGGGACGTCCCGTCCGATGTCATCGTCATGGTGGACGAGGCCTACGTCGAGTTCGTCACGGCGCCCGACTACCCCTGCACGCTGGAGCTGCTCGACGCCCATCCGAACCTGGTGATCAACCGGACCTTCTCGAAAATCCACTCGCTCGCCGGCTTGCG from the bacterium genome contains:
- a CDS encoding pseudouridine synthase, whose product is MTPDNDAQRLNRFLARAGFGSRRSVETLIADGRVRIDGEVAASPGCRVAPGSRVTVDGKDAAWPTAWRVLAHHKTLGVVTSLRQQGRAPCLAGVAAAAGFGPGLVPVGRLDADTTGLLIWTDDGDLAQALLRPRRQVWKRYEVRLAAALPPSARPRLTDGGIMLDGHPCLPARLHPPGRDPRRWILEIQEGRNRQVRRMFGAVGATVLGLHRTAIGPVTLGDLAPGKFRELTTGEIAALRAAADGGP
- the trpS gene encoding tryptophan--tRNA ligase; this translates as MTKKIILSGNRPTGRLHWGNYTGALENWIRLQDEYDCYFMVADWHVLTTALDKSHEIRDNSREMILDWLGAGLDPDRSVLFVQSSIKEHAELYLVACMLISLGRLERNPTFKEQVRDLDLAGEISFGHLGYPVLQAADILAYRAHAVPVGEDQLPHLELCREIARRFNHHFGELFPEPEGLVTKFGRFPGTDGRRMSKSLGNAVEIAAPPEEIRAKLKTAFTDPQRLRRSDPGNPDVCAVYTWYQKFLPGEADQTAAECRSAERGCVDCKKRLADGAIAYFEPLRERRAGYESHPNRVAEIVDAGCARARAAASETLARVRDAMGVG
- a CDS encoding segregation/condensation protein A — translated: MQDPAATPETVLPPAGAPISWELPPELEYFHTSEAYRVDLPDFNGPLDLLLYLIQKDEIDVYDIPIARITEQFLAYLEIIQALSLDTAGDFLVMAATLLRIKARLLLPTPPQDEEIDEEDPRAELVRRLLEYKRYKEMAASLQALERDRSQLHLRQQRYPFLRENAEPPQLRLGMFELLSALSEVFDRVSKELVHNVVREVFTVADKVRLIRRRLAEERTVRFDDLFRDDAIKMEVVVTFIAILELAKRNLVRIVQTEVNGAIWVQPTPGADFSEDGETWDERATIDDGDGQEKAAGQIPGAAEASA
- the hisC gene encoding histidinol-phosphate transaminase is translated as MDYTRLFRPGILATRPYSPGKPISEVQRELGLDSVIKLASNENPEGPLPSVVAAVRAAAAELNRYPDAACHDLGLALGADLGRDPSWLLFGNGCNEIIDMFIRALVSPGENVVFGHPSFIVYPLTCAVHFECGRPVPLRDDRHDLPAMARAVDGKTKLVIVCNPNNPTGTYNTADEFRAFLRDVPSDVIVMVDEAYVEFVTAPDYPCTLELLDAHPNLVINRTFSKIHSLAGLRVGYAVAHPGLIAELHKTREPFNVNALAQVAAIAALREKAETAARAARNRAQLEQLAAGLAALGLEVTPSQANFLLVRVPGNATIVTQELLNRGVIVRPMNAFGLGEGAIRISVGLPAENRRCLEALKEILA
- the scpB gene encoding SMC-Scp complex subunit ScpB, which encodes MKQDLEALLFATDTPLGAARLKPLFPGAEAKDFREAVDALNAEYEQQGRAFTVVEFGGGWQLASRPEYAGLIQQLYRGRRFVRLSQAALEVLAVIAYRQPVTRMEIEEIRGVQVSGVLATLGERNLITVAGRSDSVGNPILYGTTREFLNHMGIKGLHQLPPLPELAGIIGDREEIKRFAQQLGEEITDEDFETVAIRGDEILVVVPDAGDAATDVADGGPTADEPCEPDIAEAHDA